In Treponema primitia ZAS-2, a genomic segment contains:
- a CDS encoding alpha/beta fold hydrolase yields MDVKGIGVHYFNQGQGDTVLFLHGWGSEFGSFKQFLDNIAPYYRVCALDLPGFGETGEPPEGWSVDDYADFVLAFMEQLDIEKAILIGHSFGGRIIIKLASRKVLPIKIEKIILIDSAGIRRKRTAKQKIKQCFYKAVKQLISLEYLRRKFPEALDQWRRKNSSPDYLNASPRMRECFVKVINEDLTPLLPQISYPTLIIWGDADLETPLEDGKTMERLIPDAGLVTLKNAGHYSFLDQSFTFSRVLDSFLNITRAS; encoded by the coding sequence ATGGATGTCAAAGGTATCGGAGTACATTATTTCAACCAAGGCCAAGGGGATACGGTGCTGTTCCTCCACGGGTGGGGCTCAGAATTTGGGTCGTTTAAGCAATTCCTGGACAACATTGCCCCCTACTATCGGGTCTGCGCCCTGGACCTGCCGGGCTTCGGGGAAACCGGGGAACCCCCGGAAGGCTGGTCGGTGGATGATTACGCGGATTTTGTCCTCGCCTTCATGGAACAACTGGACATCGAAAAGGCAATACTCATTGGCCATTCCTTCGGGGGCAGGATCATCATAAAACTGGCAAGCAGGAAGGTTCTGCCGATAAAAATCGAAAAGATCATCCTGATAGATTCCGCAGGAATACGACGAAAAAGAACCGCCAAGCAAAAAATCAAACAGTGTTTTTATAAGGCCGTAAAGCAGCTCATTTCCCTGGAATACCTACGCCGGAAATTCCCTGAAGCCCTGGATCAATGGCGGCGAAAAAACAGTTCCCCTGACTACCTCAACGCAAGCCCGAGGATGCGGGAATGTTTTGTAAAGGTTATCAACGAAGACCTGACCCCCCTGCTCCCGCAGATTTCCTATCCCACCCTGATAATCTGGGGAGACGCGGATCTTGAAACCCCCCTGGAGGACGGAAAAACCATGGAACGCCTTATCCCTGATGCCGGATTAGTAACCCTGAAAAATGCCGGCCACTACTCCTTCCTGGACCAGAGCTTCACTTTTTCCCGGGTACTCGACTCATTCCTGAATATTACGAGGGCCTCATGA
- a CDS encoding Mur ligase family protein, translating into MTLILQIAVLLSFIICYCLSSLYDYHMFQLNSYKPATHLKWIAHNFYKAYLLRHILILPIFGAAFFHSYAAAAVSSALFLIQAYCNRPRKAKKPLVFTNRVKRMLVTNILASGALAACSFSLPLPLQIALLALIVLLSPFFTLLSNLINTPIEKGVNQWYINDAKRILRGMKNLTIIGITGSYGKTSTKYFLHKILSVKYNVLMTPESYNTPMGVVKTIRSQLRPFHDIFICEMGAKYVGEIKEICDIVHPKHGILTSIGPQHLETFKTLENIIRTKFELAEALPKDGILFLNYENEYIRNTNCNTKKISYALSVENSDYTARNISASGEGCSFDLQLSDGKEYRFVTKLLGLHNVENIAGCIATADYLGVPPADMVTAVRRLESVPHRLQLLNRSGMTIIDDAFNSNIRGAMMALDALNTFDGFKILVTPGMVELGDKQDSYNRDFGTKAAELCDFVILVGARQTAPIAEGLRGAGYSEEKLFIAETIEGAFKKIGLINSAGKRKVALLENDLPDNY; encoded by the coding sequence ATGACACTTATCCTGCAAATCGCAGTACTACTGTCCTTCATCATCTGCTATTGCCTCAGTTCTCTCTACGACTACCATATGTTTCAGCTCAATTCGTACAAACCTGCTACCCATCTCAAATGGATAGCCCATAATTTTTACAAAGCCTATTTATTACGCCACATACTGATACTGCCCATTTTCGGCGCAGCCTTCTTTCATTCCTACGCAGCCGCCGCAGTTTCATCCGCTTTGTTCTTAATACAAGCCTACTGTAACCGTCCCCGGAAAGCCAAAAAGCCCCTGGTGTTTACCAACCGGGTCAAGCGGATGCTGGTTACCAATATTCTGGCTTCAGGCGCCCTTGCTGCCTGTTCCTTCTCCCTGCCCCTTCCCCTGCAAATCGCCCTTCTTGCGCTGATAGTATTGCTAAGCCCCTTCTTTACGCTTCTATCCAATCTGATAAACACCCCCATAGAGAAGGGCGTAAACCAATGGTACATCAATGACGCAAAACGGATATTGCGGGGCATGAAGAACCTGACCATTATCGGCATCACCGGCAGCTACGGGAAAACCAGCACCAAGTATTTTTTGCACAAAATCCTGTCCGTCAAATACAACGTGCTCATGACTCCGGAAAGCTACAATACCCCCATGGGGGTGGTCAAAACCATACGGTCCCAGCTGCGCCCCTTCCACGACATTTTCATCTGCGAAATGGGCGCCAAGTATGTAGGGGAAATAAAGGAAATCTGCGATATAGTCCACCCCAAACATGGCATTTTGACATCCATAGGCCCCCAGCACCTGGAAACATTTAAAACCCTGGAAAACATCATCCGTACCAAATTCGAACTGGCAGAAGCCCTGCCAAAAGACGGGATATTGTTCCTGAATTATGAAAACGAGTATATCCGTAATACAAATTGTAATACCAAAAAAATCAGCTACGCCCTCTCAGTTGAAAACAGTGATTATACCGCCAGAAACATCTCCGCATCCGGTGAAGGCTGCTCCTTTGACCTACAATTATCGGATGGCAAAGAATACCGCTTTGTCACAAAACTGCTCGGCCTCCACAATGTAGAAAACATAGCCGGCTGCATTGCTACCGCAGATTACTTGGGCGTCCCCCCGGCAGATATGGTCACCGCAGTCCGTAGGCTTGAGAGCGTACCCCACCGACTGCAGCTTTTGAACCGTTCCGGGATGACCATCATCGACGATGCCTTTAACTCAAACATCAGGGGTGCTATGATGGCCCTGGATGCCCTGAACACCTTTGATGGCTTCAAGATACTGGTGACCCCCGGCATGGTAGAGCTTGGGGACAAACAGGACAGCTACAATCGTGATTTTGGAACAAAGGCCGCCGAACTTTGCGATTTTGTGATCCTGGTAGGGGCCAGGCAGACCGCGCCCATTGCGGAAGGCCTGCGAGGCGCCGGGTATTCGGAAGAAAAACTGTTCATTGCTGAAACGATAGAAGGGGCTTTTAAGAAGATTGGGCTTATCAACTCGGCGGGGAAGCGGAAGGTAGCGTTACTGGAAAACGATCTGCCGGATAACTATTAG
- a CDS encoding D-alanine--D-alanine ligase family protein produces MRIRVGVLFGGKSVEHEVSVISGIQAINAFDQEKYEIIPIYMTREGELYTGDVADKIEEYRDIPALLKKLQRVTLINEAGKYLLIKYPVKAWGKQSCGEVDLIFPIVHGTNVEDGALQGYLKTLSIPFAGCDVCASAVGMDKYVQKAVLKYNNIPVLDGVRVLSSAYYKDTEKLLNEIEQFAPYPIIVKPSNLGSSIGIKKAFNREELTDAFEYTFQYAHTALVEHALTNFREINCAVLGDQDSAIASECEEPINTDAILSYKDKYVSGDKTGSKGMSSAKRILPADLSPELREEIRSLALKTFQALGCNGVSRIDLFVDKDTNTVLVNEINTIPGSLSFYLWEPVGVPYKELLDRLVSLTLKREREESSLSFSIETNILVNFAGGAKGGKR; encoded by the coding sequence ATGCGGATACGGGTTGGGGTTTTATTTGGCGGGAAGAGCGTGGAGCACGAAGTTTCGGTCATTTCCGGCATACAGGCAATCAATGCCTTTGACCAGGAAAAGTACGAAATCATTCCGATTTATATGACCCGGGAAGGGGAACTCTACACCGGGGACGTAGCAGACAAGATAGAGGAATACCGGGATATCCCCGCTCTTTTAAAAAAACTCCAGCGGGTTACCCTGATCAACGAAGCCGGCAAATACCTTTTGATCAAATACCCGGTTAAAGCCTGGGGCAAACAGAGCTGCGGCGAAGTGGACCTTATCTTCCCCATAGTACACGGCACCAATGTGGAAGACGGCGCACTCCAGGGCTATTTGAAAACCCTGTCCATCCCCTTTGCAGGCTGCGATGTATGCGCCTCTGCAGTAGGCATGGATAAGTACGTTCAGAAAGCAGTCTTAAAGTACAACAATATCCCTGTGCTGGACGGTGTGCGTGTTTTATCCAGCGCCTATTACAAGGACACAGAAAAACTGCTCAATGAAATTGAACAATTCGCCCCCTATCCCATAATAGTAAAACCCTCGAACCTGGGTTCCAGCATAGGCATCAAAAAAGCCTTTAACCGCGAAGAACTGACAGACGCCTTTGAATACACCTTTCAGTACGCCCACACGGCCCTGGTAGAACACGCTTTGACCAATTTCAGGGAAATTAACTGCGCCGTGCTGGGCGATCAGGATTCAGCCATCGCCTCTGAGTGTGAAGAGCCCATCAATACGGACGCCATCCTGAGCTATAAGGATAAATACGTGTCCGGTGACAAAACAGGCTCCAAGGGGATGAGTTCCGCCAAACGGATACTGCCCGCGGACCTAAGCCCGGAACTCAGGGAAGAAATCCGTTCCCTGGCGCTGAAAACCTTTCAGGCCCTGGGCTGCAACGGGGTCTCCCGAATAGATTTATTTGTAGATAAAGACACTAATACTGTGCTGGTCAATGAGATCAACACCATCCCCGGTTCCCTGTCCTTTTATCTCTGGGAGCCCGTGGGAGTGCCCTACAAGGAACTCCTGGATAGGCTTGTCAGTCTGACCCTGAAACGGGAGCGGGAGGAGTCGAGCTTGTCGTTTTCAATAGAGACTAATATTTTAGTTAATTTTGCAGGCGGGGCTAAGGGCGGAAAGAGGTAA
- a CDS encoding polysaccharide biosynthesis/export family protein yields the protein MKRLACLAGIFFSIIFGVYAEVSKDSKDPEVSKVSKVPELSKVPGNSKDSPIEQHALLALSSPDYRVTAGDMYTLTYAAEGKAVIYVIVVDSSYRVRVSNLGIVNAAGKTYRQFKTEAEAIVTNNYPLSGVQLVLTQPALFTVYVSGEVLEPREYSAWALARLSSLMDGALSAYSSIRDITVIPMSGQSKTYDLFKAQRDGDLGQDPYLRPGDTVKVNRIDRVVAVHGAVERPGEYQLLPGENLSDLILRYASGLEPVADPSRIELVRHIETETDSGDKIYLTGQDIQDNYPLHHLDELTVPSIIDLIPVMFVEGAVQESSDSLVIAGSNVANRLTVRFNHGENYASLVQRNRVWFTAISDTQNAYVIRGAERIPLNINPMLYDSSYRSQYFVERNDVLIIPFRQYFVTVAGAVAVPGRYPYIPDRGWDYYVALAGGFVMERNSRESVAIQDIGGRVMKKTDPVSPETIITARTNAGLYYFNHYAPVVTTMLSIVTTFISVTLLVSR from the coding sequence ATGAAGCGCTTGGCCTGCCTGGCGGGTATCTTTTTCTCCATCATTTTTGGGGTGTATGCAGAGGTTTCTAAAGATTCTAAGGATCCTGAAGTTTCCAAGGTTTCCAAAGTTCCTGAGCTTTCTAAGGTTCCTGGGAATTCCAAGGATTCGCCAATTGAGCAGCATGCCCTGCTTGCCTTGTCCAGCCCCGATTACAGAGTAACCGCCGGGGATATGTATACCCTCACCTATGCGGCAGAAGGAAAAGCTGTTATTTATGTTATAGTTGTTGATAGCAGTTATCGTGTGCGGGTGTCCAATTTGGGGATTGTTAATGCTGCGGGGAAAACATATCGGCAGTTTAAAACCGAGGCGGAGGCAATTGTGACCAATAACTATCCCCTAAGCGGGGTTCAGTTGGTTTTAACCCAGCCGGCGCTTTTTACGGTGTATGTTTCAGGAGAGGTCCTGGAGCCACGGGAATATTCGGCCTGGGCTTTAGCCCGTTTGTCTTCGCTTATGGATGGCGCCTTAAGCGCCTATTCGTCAATCCGGGATATCACGGTGATCCCCATGTCCGGGCAAAGTAAAACCTATGATCTGTTTAAGGCCCAGCGTGACGGTGACCTTGGTCAGGATCCTTACCTGCGGCCCGGGGACACTGTTAAGGTGAACCGGATTGACAGGGTGGTTGCCGTTCACGGGGCGGTGGAGCGGCCCGGGGAATATCAATTATTACCTGGGGAGAATTTATCAGATTTAATACTGCGCTATGCTTCCGGCCTGGAGCCTGTCGCCGATCCCAGCAGGATAGAGCTGGTGCGCCACATTGAAACAGAAACCGATTCCGGGGATAAGATATATCTTACCGGGCAGGATATACAGGATAACTACCCGCTGCATCACCTTGATGAGCTTACCGTTCCTTCGATTATCGACTTGATACCGGTTATGTTTGTGGAGGGCGCAGTGCAGGAGAGCAGCGATTCCCTGGTGATTGCCGGCAGCAACGTTGCGAATCGGCTTACGGTGCGCTTTAATCATGGGGAAAATTATGCCTCCCTGGTGCAGCGGAACCGTGTCTGGTTCACGGCCATATCGGACACCCAGAATGCCTACGTTATTCGGGGAGCGGAACGGATTCCCCTGAACATCAACCCTATGCTGTACGACTCAAGCTACCGGAGCCAATATTTTGTGGAAAGAAACGATGTGCTCATCATCCCTTTCCGGCAGTACTTTGTAACCGTGGCCGGCGCGGTCGCGGTTCCCGGGCGTTACCCCTACATTCCGGACCGGGGATGGGATTACTATGTGGCCTTGGCCGGGGGGTTTGTCATGGAACGGAACTCCCGGGAATCCGTGGCCATACAGGACATTGGCGGGCGGGTGATGAAAAAGACGGATCCTGTAAGCCCGGAAACAATAATAACCGCCAGGACTAACGCCGGATTATATTACTTTAACCACTATGCGCCGGTGGTAACAACCATGCTGTCTATTGTCACCACCTTTATCAGCGTGACTCTGCTTGTTTCCCGTTAA
- a CDS encoding AAA family ATPase produces the protein MLGYTNDSDLYQHIASRLDAQKAKYVFIDEIQDIIRFEIAVRSLFAEEKCDLYITGSNAHLLSGESATYLAGRYIQIEVHPLSYAVKDFLDQAINAVKLI, from the coding sequence ATACTGGGATATACGAACGATAGTGATTTATATCAGCACATTGCGAGCCGACTTGATGCACAAAAGGCAAAGTATGTATTTATTGACGAGATTCAGGATATAATCCGGTTTGAGATTGCAGTGCGGTCCTTGTTTGCTGAAGAAAAATGCGATTTGTACATCACCGGAAGCAATGCCCATCTTTTGTCAGGGGAGTCGGCGACTTATTTGGCCGGGCGGTATATTCAGATTGAGGTGCATCCTTTAAGCTATGCCGTGAAGGATTTTCTGGATCAGGCAATTAATGCTGTAAAATTAATTTAA
- a CDS encoding MBOAT family O-acyltransferase, which produces MNFNSWQFLVFFLVVSALYFVIAIFPKRRESAYLSKPIGVIGSNTLSRLLLLTSSLFFYAWWNPVYLGLMLFSVVVTWLSGILMAGATQERRKFILIESLVLNLGILFFFKYYNFFADTVNPLLFKMRLSATFPAFSVLLPVGISFYTFQALGYSIDVFRGTVTAERNFVSYALFVTFFPQLVAGPIERTGNLLPQFKVDHTFNYDRVTSGLKLATWGMFKKVVIADRIAVYVNTVYGEPGVYPAAALLLATFFFTFQIYCDFSGYSDIAIGTARVLGFDLMTNFRRPYFSKSITEFWRCWHISLSTWLKDYIYIPLGGNRKGMFRQKLNLLFTFLLSGLWHGAAWHFVIWGLLHGLFQVIERSIPERVSEGLKKIPVLQMGFTFLLVCLAWIFFRANTTRDAVLIIGKLTTLLAECVEYFALIPKQGIVGTARIAFQLGAKSQGVIHSIMGFGLFNWFFSMILIVILLFGDWWTKVIAETKRVICLPLVIRWAGYYALILAIILNWNVDTSQFIYFTF; this is translated from the coding sequence ATGAATTTCAATTCCTGGCAGTTTCTGGTATTTTTCTTGGTCGTTTCGGCGCTGTATTTTGTCATTGCCATATTTCCGAAAAGACGAGAATCGGCATATCTTAGTAAACCTATCGGAGTGATTGGTAGCAACACCCTGTCCCGACTTCTTCTGCTTACCTCATCTTTGTTTTTCTATGCCTGGTGGAATCCGGTCTACCTTGGGCTGATGCTATTTTCAGTTGTCGTTACTTGGCTGTCTGGGATACTGATGGCAGGGGCAACGCAGGAGAGGCGGAAATTCATCCTTATCGAGTCCCTGGTTTTGAATTTGGGCATCCTGTTTTTCTTCAAGTACTATAATTTTTTTGCTGATACCGTGAATCCTCTCCTGTTCAAAATGAGACTCAGCGCAACATTTCCCGCCTTCAGTGTGCTTCTGCCGGTAGGGATTTCCTTTTACACTTTTCAAGCCTTGGGTTATTCGATTGATGTGTTTCGTGGAACTGTGACGGCGGAACGGAATTTTGTGAGCTACGCCCTTTTTGTCACTTTTTTTCCCCAACTGGTTGCAGGGCCGATTGAACGAACCGGAAACCTGTTGCCCCAATTTAAAGTTGACCATACCTTTAATTACGACCGGGTAACTTCAGGCTTGAAGCTTGCTACCTGGGGGATGTTCAAAAAGGTTGTTATTGCCGACCGTATCGCGGTATATGTAAACACTGTCTATGGTGAACCCGGTGTATATCCTGCAGCGGCGCTGCTTTTGGCGACTTTCTTTTTTACTTTTCAGATTTACTGTGATTTTTCAGGTTACTCGGATATCGCAATCGGTACAGCTCGGGTTCTGGGTTTTGATCTGATGACTAATTTCCGAAGGCCCTATTTTTCCAAGTCAATCACCGAATTTTGGCGATGCTGGCATATTTCCCTTTCTACTTGGCTCAAAGATTATATCTATATTCCTCTGGGTGGCAACCGGAAGGGTATGTTCAGGCAAAAGCTGAATCTGCTTTTTACTTTTTTGCTTAGCGGCCTCTGGCATGGAGCCGCTTGGCATTTTGTAATCTGGGGGCTTTTACATGGGCTATTCCAGGTAATTGAACGGAGTATCCCCGAACGGGTTAGTGAGGGGCTCAAGAAAATCCCAGTTTTGCAGATGGGTTTCACTTTTTTGCTTGTATGCTTGGCCTGGATATTTTTCCGCGCAAATACTACAAGGGATGCAGTTCTTATAATTGGGAAACTGACCACCCTCCTGGCTGAGTGTGTGGAATATTTTGCACTGATTCCGAAGCAGGGTATTGTCGGTACGGCACGGATTGCGTTTCAGTTAGGGGCAAAAAGTCAGGGTGTGATCCATTCAATTATGGGATTTGGACTATTCAATTGGTTCTTTTCTATGATATTGATAGTAATACTGCTCTTTGGTGATTGGTGGACAAAAGTTATTGCGGAGACAAAACGGGTAATATGCCTCCCTCTGGTCATTCGTTGGGCTGGATACTATGCGTTGATTCTGGCCATCATTCTGAATTGGAATGTGGATACCTCGCAATTTATCTATTTTACTTTTTAA
- a CDS encoding polysaccharide biosynthesis/export family protein, with protein MKRRPVIFCFLLLLNALSAFAQELSVPEVAESNTLNQFAQLALSSSDYRVTAGDIYTLEYAASTVPVIYKIVVDTSYRIKVSNLGVINASGKSYQQLKAEVEAIVTNNYPLSGVQLVLTEPASFRVRITGEVRNSQEIATWALARLSGLLDADNRTSYSSLRDVSVTALNGQTRTYDLFKAQRFGDMSQDPYVRPGDVITVNRITRVVSVAGEIERPGEYQLLPGESLRELIGYYASGLSPIADPSRIELVRQVESAVDSGDKIYLTREAIDAGYPLQHLDTIRVPSITELIPVMFVEGAVRVTEEGDELTTATRLTVRFNMGENYASLVQQNQVWFSAISDTKNAYLIRGAERIPLNLNPMLYDSSYRSQYFVEHNDTLIIPFRQYFVTVSGAVYSPGRFPYIPDRSWDYYIGLAGGFLPERNSREKVDIVDLAGKKLTKKDIITPETNINARANSGLYYFNQYAPVITTVLSVVSTFITITLLITQ; from the coding sequence GTGAAGCGGCGACCGGTTATCTTCTGTTTTTTGCTATTGCTTAATGCTCTGAGCGCCTTTGCGCAGGAGTTAAGTGTTCCCGAAGTAGCGGAATCCAATACGTTAAACCAATTTGCCCAGTTGGCCCTCTCGAGCTCTGATTATCGGGTAACCGCCGGGGATATCTATACCTTGGAATACGCCGCAAGTACTGTCCCCGTGATCTATAAGATCGTCGTGGATACCAGTTACCGGATCAAGGTCTCTAACCTTGGGGTGATTAACGCTTCCGGGAAAAGTTACCAGCAGCTTAAGGCTGAGGTCGAAGCCATCGTTACCAATAACTACCCCTTAAGCGGGGTCCAGTTGGTTCTCACCGAACCCGCCTCTTTCCGAGTCCGAATCACTGGGGAGGTACGAAATTCCCAAGAAATCGCAACTTGGGCCTTAGCCCGGCTTTCCGGTCTTTTGGATGCTGATAACCGCACCTCTTATTCCTCCCTCAGGGATGTGTCGGTAACTGCCTTGAATGGCCAAACCCGGACCTATGACCTATTTAAGGCACAGCGTTTCGGGGATATGTCCCAGGACCCCTATGTCCGCCCTGGGGACGTGATTACGGTGAACCGCATAACCCGAGTGGTCTCCGTGGCTGGGGAGATTGAACGCCCCGGGGAATACCAGCTTCTACCCGGGGAAAGCCTTCGGGAACTGATTGGCTACTATGCCAGTGGGCTCTCCCCGATAGCTGACCCCTCCCGGATAGAACTGGTGCGGCAGGTGGAAAGCGCTGTCGATTCGGGGGATAAAATATACCTGACCCGGGAGGCTATTGACGCCGGCTACCCCTTGCAGCATCTGGACACTATCCGGGTTCCTTCGATTACCGAACTGATTCCGGTGATGTTCGTGGAAGGGGCGGTCCGGGTGACCGAGGAAGGCGATGAACTAACCACTGCTACCCGGCTGACGGTACGGTTCAATATGGGGGAGAACTACGCTTCCTTGGTGCAGCAGAACCAGGTCTGGTTCTCGGCTATTTCGGATACTAAAAACGCCTATCTCATCCGGGGGGCTGAACGTATTCCTCTGAACCTGAACCCTATGCTCTATGATTCATCATACCGTAGCCAGTATTTTGTGGAGCATAACGATACCCTGATCATCCCCTTCCGACAGTACTTTGTAACAGTATCCGGGGCGGTCTATTCTCCGGGACGCTTCCCTTATATTCCGGACCGTTCCTGGGATTACTATATTGGCCTAGCTGGGGGCTTCCTTCCTGAACGTAACTCTCGTGAGAAAGTGGATATCGTGGACTTGGCAGGGAAGAAGCTGACGAAGAAAGATATTATTACCCCGGAGACAAACATCAATGCCCGGGCGAACAGTGGGCTGTATTATTTTAACCAGTATGCGCCGGTGATTACCACCGTATTGTCTGTCGTTTCTACCTTCATTACTATTACGTTGCTTATTACGCAGTAA
- a CDS encoding Wzz/FepE/Etk N-terminal domain-containing protein codes for MNEEKNIDYSEISLIDLFAVLWHRKIIIIAITIIAIIGTVTFSIISIILPPETSPLPNQYTPTALMLINNSSSSNSGMASMLNSSGLGGLAGLAGVSTGSSFSDLAIYLVSTNSFLDAVVDEFGLIVRYKIEKFPRTESRKVLKKHLTASSEEKSGVFSFSFEDYDPVLAQKVVNFCMHYLESWFNELGIDKNKLERENLERNIENTFREIQNLEQESQKLGMSVTSGGAASIPSIALEQRRIALELGAQQQVYTQLKVQYELLKVTMASEKPVFQILEMAEIPDQKSGPGRGMICVIVTFAAGFFSVFLAFSLNAIDNVKKDPEAMAKLRGTHT; via the coding sequence ATGAACGAAGAGAAAAATATTGATTACAGTGAAATAAGTCTTATTGACCTTTTTGCGGTCCTGTGGCATCGAAAAATCATTATTATTGCTATTACCATTATCGCAATAATTGGCACGGTAACTTTTTCAATTATCTCCATCATATTGCCTCCTGAAACATCTCCACTTCCCAATCAATATACTCCCACAGCCCTCATGCTTATCAATAATAGTTCCTCATCAAACAGTGGCATGGCCTCCATGCTTAATTCAAGCGGTCTTGGTGGGTTGGCAGGTCTTGCCGGAGTTAGTACCGGTTCATCCTTCAGTGACCTCGCAATTTATCTCGTCAGTACTAATTCCTTCTTGGACGCAGTGGTTGATGAATTTGGCCTTATTGTCCGATACAAAATTGAAAAATTTCCGCGCACGGAAAGTCGTAAAGTATTAAAAAAACATTTAACTGCATCTTCTGAAGAAAAAAGTGGTGTTTTTAGTTTTTCCTTTGAGGATTATGATCCAGTTCTTGCCCAGAAGGTAGTTAACTTCTGTATGCACTATCTTGAAAGTTGGTTTAATGAATTGGGAATTGATAAAAATAAACTGGAACGGGAAAACCTGGAAAGGAATATTGAAAATACCTTTCGGGAAATACAGAACTTGGAACAGGAAAGCCAGAAGTTGGGGATGTCTGTTACAAGTGGCGGGGCAGCTAGTATCCCGTCAATCGCCTTAGAACAGCGCCGTATCGCTCTTGAATTGGGCGCTCAGCAGCAGGTCTATACTCAGCTTAAAGTCCAATATGAACTCCTCAAGGTAACTATGGCTAGTGAAAAACCGGTTTTCCAAATCCTAGAAATGGCTGAGATTCCGGACCAGAAATCCGGTCCCGGTCGGGGAATGATCTGTGTCATCGTCACTTTTGCTGCTGGGTTCTTCTCGGTGTTCCTCGCTTTTAGTTTAAATGCCATAGACAATGTCAAAAAAGATCCCGAAGCTATGGCAAAACTACGGGGGACCCACACGTGA